A stretch of the Metopolophium dirhodum isolate CAU chromosome 8, ASM1992520v1, whole genome shotgun sequence genome encodes the following:
- the LOC132950389 gene encoding uncharacterized protein LOC132950389: MDKKKIKSLNTGTTQKKPTSRSNVSNISMTPNTNTPKNVNHRSKSNLTTLKDSDAVRRLKSFSTNVTLERNGSMPNLNATGNRLQLDKTTKLRFAYDKYLSSLEAKYVFQKIEKNISSNVDEQKKVFRDEFDILKDQLVTLSNELEKINGLKTEKKLIDQKIEALEMINKALVFNDSDEEIMTLFSSTASKVVLKNFKQLDETDLNAVKILLNEIIEPLKLLDYENKINVRIQLKDSLIKVAMLTKELDTLKLKCEKLFDEQDSLLNYNKSHKILKAQFGENPDSNLLPTKSNLVEEVENMLNEMEW; encoded by the exons AtggataaaaagaaaattaagtcattaaatacgggtacaacacaaaaaaaacctaCTAGTAGGTCCAATGTAAGTAACATTAGTATGACTCCAAATACTAATACACCAAAAAATGTGAATCATCGCTCCAAAAGTAATCTTACTACTTTAAAAGATAGTGATGCTGTTAGACGACTCAAAA GTTTTAGTACCAATGTTACCTTAGAAAGAAATGGCAGTATGCCAAATTTAAACGCAACTGGTAATAGATTACAATTGGACAAAACTACCAAGCTAAGATTTGCATATGACAAATATCTCAGCAGCTTGGAGGCAAAATATGTGTTTCAGAAGATTGAGAAAAATATATCTTCAAATGTCGATGAACAAAAAAAGGTTTTTAGGGATGAATTTGATATTCTCAAAGATCAATTAGTAACTTTAAGTAACGAATTAGAAAAGATAAATggattaaaaactgaaaaaaaattaattgatcaaAAAATTGAAGCACTTGAAATGATCA ataaagCTCTTGTATTTAATGATTCTGATGAAGAAATTATGACATTGTTCTCTAGTACGGCATCCAAAGTtgttttaaagaattttaagCAATTGGATGAAACTGACTTAA atgcTGTTAAGATTCTATTGAATGAAATTATAGAGCCATTGAAACTACttgattatgaaaataaaattaatgtacggATTCAATTAAAAGATTCTTTGATTAAAGTCGCAATGTTAACAAAAGAATTAGACACATTAAAATTGAA gTGTGAAAAGTTATTTGATGAACAAGATAGTTTgctgaattataataaatcgcacaaaatattaaaagctCAATTTGGAGAAAATCCAGACTCAAATTTACTGCCAACAAAAAGTAACTTAGTGGAAGAAGtcgaaaatatgttaaatgaaaTGGAATGGTAa